From Sulfuracidifex tepidarius, one genomic window encodes:
- a CDS encoding glycosyltransferase family 4 protein, which yields MNKYKLNFDYEVYYRISYDKMAEIYRASKVFLYTSKLEAFPLPPLEAMASGTAVVSTDNIGIREYGLHRYNCLLDTQHNEINLSRYTLELLNNEDFRLKLVRNGLSTVQKYSWNVIVENWMKMLEEITNDFNKNIRI from the coding sequence ATTAATAAATATAAGTTAAACTTTGATTATGAAGTTTATTATAGGATATCTTATGATAAAATGGCTGAAATTTATAGAGCATCAAAAGTTTTTCTATATACTTCAAAGTTGGAGGCTTTTCCGCTGCCGCCTTTAGAGGCCATGGCGAGTGGTACGGCTGTTGTGAGTACAGATAACATAGGTATCAGAGAATACGGATTGCACAGATATAATTGCTTACTTGACACGCAGCATAATGAAATAAACTTATCCAGATATACTTTAGAGTTACTAAACAATGAAGATTTTAGGCTGAAATTGGTTAGAAATGGTTTATCAACAGTCCAAAAATATTCTTGGAATGTTATAGTAGAAAATTGGATGAAAATGCTAGAAGAAATAACAAATGATTTTAATAAAAATATTAGAATTTAA